ggcGTCTCCTCCACCGTGGCagcgccggaggcggcggcgctgaggAGCAGGTGGAGAGCATGGCGTACCGCATGTCGATGCTGCGGGCTCCTTCTGTtgtgaggaagaaggggataCTTTCCTGTAACTCTTGCAGCCTCATCGGCCGCCTCGACGCGCCGGTGCGCCCGTGCAAAGGCAGATCCGAAGAAGATCCGTTGGCTTACACTTTCCTCTCCGTTCGTCACtcttcgtcctcgtcgtcatcGAGGTCATCCGACTTCCAGTTACGTCTCCCTAACTCACCACAAACCCCCTAAATAGGTAGGTTGCAGCTTTCGTTGCTGCTTACTTGCTGGCTTGAAGCAGAATGTCTTCAACATTCATGGGGAAAAAGTAGATGCCTCGATTGCCCTGTTTGATCAGTTGGTTAGATTTGTGGTTCCTGTTCTGTAGAGCAAAGGCAACTGGGTTGCCAAGCTTGGCTAAATTTTCTAAGATTTGTTACAACACATTTGTGAAAGAATGGCTGGGAAACCAACTAGCTGGAGAAGTTTTTAAGGTTTACCCGCAAGCCAAACACGCCCAGTAACTAACAGGCAGAACACAAACTCAATACCCATCTCCAGCAGGATGAGACTCCAAGCTTCTAGGCTACAATTTTTTCAGTGCCTGGGCACGCATAATGCATGGCTAGTGATCTAGTCCGTCTCTCTTGTCCTTGTTGGTCAGCATCTGCAATTGCTCCCCATTTTGTAAGTCGCTCCAGTTAGGTGGCTGATGGAGATGTCgtaagtacttcctccgtttcataattcttgttgaaatattacatgtatctagacgttttttaggaatagatacatccatttttgggcaaatttgagacaagaattatggaacggagggagtacaagctTATTCCTGATGTTCATAAGATAGGATTCTGTTATTGAGGTAATACATGATGAATCATTTGATTGTGAGGTTTGTATCCTTTGATGCTAAACTAGGAATATTTATCTGCCTTCCTGAGTTAGCATGAATGTTTACTGTAGGAGCAAAGAAGTGTTTGTTATTTTgggtttcatttcattttcagtGTTTGAGATCGTTCAAGCTGTTACCCTAATTGTGGCTAAAATCGACCGAACATGGAATAGAAAATTTAGTAGCATCAAAACCAGCTTAACAAAGACCTGTTTATCTTCTGATCTAAAGAAGAGTTTGTCTTTCAAAGAAAAGTTTGTTTTTATAAAATGTGCAAGACAATCACAAGCCCACAAGGTACAATGTTTATAAAAGTTTCATTGTGTTCTTTTTCTAGAGTGTGAGTTATTACCTATATACCTTGCTCAAGTCATGATTATTTCAATTACAGTTAATCCAAATTGACATTTCACCATAACCATGCTTACAATATAAACAACTTAAACAGGGTGACATTGAATTTCAGTGGTGATCTCGCAAATGTAGGCCTCAAGTATTTGAAGCACGACGACCTTGTTTATGTATACGGTTTTCTGAGCTCTTATCATAAAGTCAGTCCACGGGGTGAACGGCATATTTTCTATAAGGTTAGACAGTAGTACCTTTTATTTTGTATGTGAAAAATATGCTTTATCACTCTGAATATACATGTGTCTTCATAAAATAGTTTTTATTACTCTATCTGAACGATCATATAATTCAATTTTCTTATTAGTCAGTGCCTCAATGGTGTGTACCGTAGACAGATAAATTTTTGCTAGTCAAACATTAATAACCAGAATAGTATCTTATCAATTGATCTTTTTTGGTTGCTATGTTGTTACTAAGCTTGAAAGTACATTTTTGTGATGTGCATCTTCAATAATATTATAATTTGAAATCCATCATTCACTAGATTCATGTCAAGGAGTTGAATTACGTTCTTGATCACAACAAGAAGTCCAGGAATTCTGATGACTCGGTAGATCCAGCATCAACACCATCTGCTGACAGTATGCATATCTCATTTGACTTTGTGCATCCTTTTCTGTCTTATATTTGTTATTAATATTTGCTAATCTTGTGCCATCTTTGTTGCATAATTAGCTCAAGTACTCGAAGAAGATAAGTACAAAGACCGGCTTCGTTTGTGGCAAGTCTTCTTTGCGAGCCCTTACGAGTGGTGGGACAACCGACAATCCAAACCACACGTCAAGTACGCTGATTTCAAGCACAGAGACACTCGTGAGAAGCTATGGCTTCATCCAGATGACCCTCCTTGGGTAAGAAGACAGCTTGAATTGCACGACCAGGAAA
This is a stretch of genomic DNA from Brachypodium distachyon strain Bd21 chromosome 1, Brachypodium_distachyon_v3.0, whole genome shotgun sequence. It encodes these proteins:
- the LOC100840472 gene encoding protein OSB1, mitochondrial isoform X1, giving the protein MLPRSLAAAARLPAAARRRLLHRGSAGGGGAEEQVESMAYRMSMLRAPSVVRKKGILSCNSCSLIGRLDAPVRPCKGRSEEDPLAYTFLSVRHSSSSSSSRSSDFQVTLNFSGDLANVGLKYLKHDDLVYVYGFLSSYHKVSPRGERHIFYKIHVKELNYVLDHNKKSRNSDDSVDPASTPSADTQVLEEDKYKDRLRLWQVFFASPYEWWDNRQSKPHVKYADFKHRDTREKLWLHPDDPPWVRRQLELHDQETAVSGRRDARRRVDRGWNTQDFSYSDEWHNDEQETQRQANA
- the LOC100840472 gene encoding protein OSB1, mitochondrial isoform X2, whose amino-acid sequence is MLPRSLAAAARLPAAARRRLLHRGSAGGGGAEEQVESMAYRMSMLRAPSVVRKKGILSCNSCSLIGRLDAPVRPCKGRSEEDPLAYTFLSVRHSSSSSSSRSSDFHGDLANVGLKYLKHDDLVYVYGFLSSYHKVSPRGERHIFYKIHVKELNYVLDHNKKSRNSDDSVDPASTPSADTQVLEEDKYKDRLRLWQVFFASPYEWWDNRQSKPHVKYADFKHRDTREKLWLHPDDPPWVRRQLELHDQETAVSGRRDARRRVDRGWNTQDFSYSDEWHNDEQETQRQANA